One part of the Malus sylvestris chromosome 2, drMalSylv7.2, whole genome shotgun sequence genome encodes these proteins:
- the LOC126604063 gene encoding branched-chain amino acid aminotransferase 2, chloroplastic-like isoform X10, with the protein MESSAVLGGLQPNYLLYPSRNPSSSLPLRPFSFTSHSSPLSLKLPLTSHGAAAAAAASPIGGYTTLSDSETSELADIDWDNLGFAFLSTDYMYVMKCAQGGNFPKGELQSFGNIELSPSAGVLNYGQGLFEGLKAYRKEDGTILLFRPEENALRMRLGAERMCMPSPTVKQFVEAVKATVLANRRWVPPPGKGSLYIRPLLMGSGAVLGLAPAPEYTFLIYVSPVGNYFKEGVAPINLIVEHELHRATPGGTGGVKTIGNYAAVLKAQSAAKAKGYSDVLYLDCVHKKYLEEVSSCNIFVVKDNVISTPAIKGTILPGITRKSIIDVARSEGFQVEERQVAVDELLDADEVFCTGTAVVVSPVGSITYLGKKVSYGEGGFGVVSEKLYSVLTRLQMGLSEDKMDWTVELE; encoded by the exons atggagagcaGCGCCGTCCTTGGAGGTCTTCAGCCAAATTACCTTCTTTACCCCTCCCGCAAcccttcttcctctcttccccTCCGCCCCTTCTCCTTCACCTCCCAttcctctcctctctccttAAAG CTTCCTTTGACTTCTCATGGAGCCGCCGCCGCAGCCGCCGCCTCTCCCATTGGCGGATATACCACATTGTCCGATAG TGAAACAAGTGAACTAGCGGACATCGATTGGGACAACCTTGGCTTTGCGTTTCTTTCTACCGACTACATGTACGTCATGAAATGTGCTCAAGGGGGAAACTTTCCCAAAGGTGAATTACAAAGTTTTGGGAACATCGAATTGAGCCCCTCAGCCGGAGTCTTGAATTATGGGCAG GGATTGTTTGAAGGTTTGAAAGCCTACAGGAAAGAAGATGGTACTATACTCTTGTTTCGTCCTGAGGAAAATGCATTGCGGATGAGGTTGGGTGCAGAGCGGATGTGTATGCCATCACCAACTGTCAAACAGTTTGTTGAAGCTGTAAAGGCTACTGTTTTAGCAAATAGACGCTGG GTTCCCCCTCCAGGCAAAGGTTCCCTATATATCAGGCCATTGCTAATGGGAAGTGGTGCTGTTCTTGGTCTTGCACCTGCTCCGGAGTACACATTTCTTATTTATGTTTCACCCGTTGGAAACTATTTTAAG GAAGGTGTTGCACCCATAAATTTGATTGTCGAACATGAATTGCATCGTGCAACTCCTGGTGGTACTGGAGGGGTCAAGACTATAGGGAATTATGCCGCT GTTTTGAAGGCACAGTCTGCTGCAAAAGCAAAAGGCTATTCTGATGTTTTGTACCTCGACTGTGTTCACAAAAAATATCTGGAGGAGGTTTCCTCGTGCAATATTTTTGTTGTCAAG GATAATGTTATCTCTACTCCGGCAATAAAAGGGACAATCTTACCTGGCATTACTCGAAAGAGTATAATTGATGTTGCTCGTAGCGAAGGATTCCAG GTTGAGGAGCGCCAAGTGGCAGTGGATGAATTACTTGATGCTGATGAAGTCTTTTGCACCGGAACAGCTGTGGTTGTATCACCTGTTGGCAGCATAACGTATCTTGGCAAAAA GGTTTCTTATGGAGAAGGTGGTTTTGGAGTCGTGTCGGAAAAGCTCTACTCTGTGCTTACCAGATTACAAATGGGTCTTTCAGAGGACAAGATGGATTGGACTGTTGAGCTAGAGTAA
- the LOC126604063 gene encoding branched-chain amino acid aminotransferase 2, chloroplastic-like isoform X4: protein MESSAVLGGLQPNYLLYPSRNPSSSLPLRPFSFTSHSSPLSLKLQKQLPLTSHGAAAAAAASPIGGYTTLSDSETSELADIDWDNLGFAFLSTDYMYVMKCAQGGNFPKGELQSFGNIELSPSAGVLNYGQGLFEGLKAYRKEDGTILLFRPEENALRMRLGAERMCMPSPTVKQFVEAVKATVLANRRWVPPPGKGSLYIRPLLMGSGAVLGLAPAPEYTFLIYVSPVGNYFKEGVAPINLIVEHELHRATPGGTGGVKTIGNYAAVLKAQSAAKAKGYSDVLYLDCVHKKYLEEVSSCNIFVVKDNVISTPAIKGTILPGITRKSIIDVARSEGFQVEERQVAVDELLDADEVFCTGTAVVVSPVGSITYLGKKVSYGEGGFGVVSEKLYSVLTRLQMGLSEDKMDWTVELE from the exons atggagagcaGCGCCGTCCTTGGAGGTCTTCAGCCAAATTACCTTCTTTACCCCTCCCGCAAcccttcttcctctcttccccTCCGCCCCTTCTCCTTCACCTCCCAttcctctcctctctccttAAAG CTTCAAAAGCAGCTTCCTTTGACTTCTCATGGAGCCGCCGCCGCAGCCGCCGCCTCTCCCATTGGCGGATATACCACATTGTCCGATAG TGAAACAAGTGAACTAGCGGACATCGATTGGGACAACCTTGGCTTTGCGTTTCTTTCTACCGACTACATGTACGTCATGAAATGTGCTCAAGGGGGAAACTTTCCCAAAGGTGAATTACAAAGTTTTGGGAACATCGAATTGAGCCCCTCAGCCGGAGTCTTGAATTATGGGCAG GGATTGTTTGAAGGTTTGAAAGCCTACAGGAAAGAAGATGGTACTATACTCTTGTTTCGTCCTGAGGAAAATGCATTGCGGATGAGGTTGGGTGCAGAGCGGATGTGTATGCCATCACCAACTGTCAAACAGTTTGTTGAAGCTGTAAAGGCTACTGTTTTAGCAAATAGACGCTGG GTTCCCCCTCCAGGCAAAGGTTCCCTATATATCAGGCCATTGCTAATGGGAAGTGGTGCTGTTCTTGGTCTTGCACCTGCTCCGGAGTACACATTTCTTATTTATGTTTCACCCGTTGGAAACTATTTTAAG GAAGGTGTTGCACCCATAAATTTGATTGTCGAACATGAATTGCATCGTGCAACTCCTGGTGGTACTGGAGGGGTCAAGACTATAGGGAATTATGCCGCT GTTTTGAAGGCACAGTCTGCTGCAAAAGCAAAAGGCTATTCTGATGTTTTGTACCTCGACTGTGTTCACAAAAAATATCTGGAGGAGGTTTCCTCGTGCAATATTTTTGTTGTCAAG GATAATGTTATCTCTACTCCGGCAATAAAAGGGACAATCTTACCTGGCATTACTCGAAAGAGTATAATTGATGTTGCTCGTAGCGAAGGATTCCAG GTTGAGGAGCGCCAAGTGGCAGTGGATGAATTACTTGATGCTGATGAAGTCTTTTGCACCGGAACAGCTGTGGTTGTATCACCTGTTGGCAGCATAACGTATCTTGGCAAAAA GGTTTCTTATGGAGAAGGTGGTTTTGGAGTCGTGTCGGAAAAGCTCTACTCTGTGCTTACCAGATTACAAATGGGTCTTTCAGAGGACAAGATGGATTGGACTGTTGAGCTAGAGTAA